CCGTAGACGGTCTCGGTCGGGATGGCGACGAGTCCACCGCCGCGCAGGACGGCGACGGCCCGCTCGATCGATGCATCGGAGTCGTCGACCACCTCGGTGGGGGCAGGTCCGGACGGGGTCACCGTGCCATCCTGCCCGCCCGGAGGGCGCAGCGGTCAGCCGGCGAACGTGCGGCGACGGCGCACAGACACCACGCCGAGGTCGAGCGACCGGGTACGGCCCGTCGCCGTTAAGGTCGACGGCATGGATCGCAGCGTCGCGGCACGAGCACGCGTGCCGGGCGCGACCCCCAGACCCGGCCGAGTCGGCACGGATAGGAGACCACGTTGCGCGTTTGGATCGACCAGGACCTCTGCACCGGCGACGGCATCTGCGCCGAGATCTGCCCCTCCATCTTCGAGATGGACGACGACGGCCTCGCCTACGTCAAGGAGAAGGAGTGGCCCAACCGCTTCGGCCCCGACGGCAGCGGCGACTCCCCGAAGCTGAAGATGGGCGAGGGCACCGCCGCCATGCCCGAGGACCTCGTCGGCGACATCGTCGAATCCGCCGAGGAATGCCCCGGCGAGTGCATCTTCATCGACGTCGACTAGCTCGACCGGCCTCAGGTCTGGCGCTGGTAGCGGGCTATCTCGGCCCGGCCCACCACCATGTGGTGCACCTCGTCGGGGCCGTCGGCCAGGCGGAGCGTGCGCTGCGAGGTGTACATGTCGGCCAGCGGCGTCCACTTGGACACACCGGTGGCACCGTGCATCTGGATGGCCTGGTCGATGATCTGGCACACCCGCTCGGGCACCATGGCCTTCACCGCGCTGACCCACACCCGGGCTTCAGCGTTGCCCATGAGGTCCATGGCCTTGGCCGCCTTGAGCACCATGAGGCGCATGGCCTCGATCTCGATGCGAGCCCGGGCGATGATCTCGGTGTTGCCGCCCAGGGCCACCAGGGGCTTGCCGAACGCCTCCCGACTGAGGCCGCGCTCGACCATGAGGGCCAGCGCCCTCTCGGCCGCACCGATGGAGCGCATGCAGTGGTGGATGCGGCCCGGGCCGAGTCGCAGCTGGGAGATCTCGAAGCCGCGCCCCTCGCCGAGGAGCATGTTCTCCTTGGGGACGCGCACGTCGGTGAAGCGGATGTGCATGTGGCCGTGGGGCGCGTCGTCCTTGC
This genomic window from Acidimicrobiales bacterium contains:
- a CDS encoding ferredoxin — encoded protein: MRVWIDQDLCTGDGICAEICPSIFEMDDDGLAYVKEKEWPNRFGPDGSGDSPKLKMGEGTAAMPEDLVGDIVESAEECPGECIFIDVD